AACCTCGAATGATTGCCAATGCATTTTGTGGTAGTCCTGACTTCTGTTGTTTGTTTCCTTTTCTGTCAAATTCAGCAGAAATTTCTTAAGAAACTAGGACATATATCTAACGAGGATGAGAGCAAAATAAATAGTCAAAAACTCAAAACATTATAGGTGTCTTTAATGCTATGAATTCATGGGATTGTGAAGAACAAAATAAGTCAAACTATGTCTCTCACCTCCCATAAATCTCTTGCATCAACTGAAGTTCTTGGTTCCAGACCTAGGTCAGTCCATGATGCAGTCACTCTTGCTTTCGATGAACTCCTATTCCATAAGACCATTGCTAACTTGTTATAACTTGTTAGAACATCTTAATATTatgttggagtattttagtttattatctCAAGAAACTGATGATTGTGTTGAATGCTgcaaatttcaatataaatagTCAAAAACTCAAAACATTATAGGTGTCTTTAATGCTATGAATTCATGGGATTGTGAAGAACAAAATAAGTCAAACTATGTCTCTCACCTCCCGTAAATCTCTTGCATCAACTGAAGTTCCTGGTTCCAGACCTAGGTCAGTCCATGATGCAGTCACTCTTGCTTTCGATGAACTCCTATTCCATAAGACCATTGCTAACTTGTTATAACTGAGAGGGCCTGCCCAAATCTGCACATGTGCTTTGAAGAAGTGTTAGAATATAAGAAATTACCTTAGAACATCTTAATATTatgttggagtattttagtttatcTTGTAGGATCTGTTTGTAATCTTAGAATATCTTAAATTATCTCGTTAGATTAGTTTTCATATTACtttgttattataaatttataattattattttttctgatTTCGCTATTTATTTAGGATTAGAAGTTTAGTTTCCATATAGATAGTGGTTAGTCTTTATATGTTCTTGGAAAACACATAGCTTCAACAAGTTTTATGAAGAAATTTCCCACTACTAACACAAGTGCATTTCTCTCCAAGGAAACATCTATTAGTTATAGTATCTAGTATCTACTTATTTAAGTGACAAGCTATGGAATACAAATACTAACATAGACATAAGACACGAAACATATATTTACACGTCAGCactgataataatttgagaaaatgaattacCTCCAAATCATCATTACTTTTCACCTTCTTCCCTTGAACTCCTACTTTGTCTGCAAAACCACAAGGTTATTAGTATTAAAAGCATTGATTGTTAAGAGATGTTTGAGGATTTTTTGTGCCTTGATTTACTGCAATAACTTTCGAGTTGCTTAGTAGTTTCTTTGTGGTGTCGTCCAGTGCTCTAATGTCACAACCAATCAATGAAGGAGCCTATATATGCAAAGGAAAAGTTGTTATATTACAAATCACATTTTCCATAGAGGTCTCAGGGCATTATTGTAAATAGAGTAATCAAAGCAGAAATTTTTTGTCGTCATACCACCATTGCCAACTTCAAGCGTATCAGGATCTGTACACCAAAAAATAGATGTCTTTGTCAAGATAATGAAATTCTTTGAATTAGATTCTTGTATTTAAATATCTCCTGTTGTTCTCCAactgtatatatattttaactcATCGCCGGATATCTATTTtacaaaatgcatgaattcgtAGATTTTAGAAGCATTTAGTTGATTTGTATATGCAATTTGAAAACCACATATATACCTTTCTTTGGGGTTTATATTATTATTCTCACAATTATCATACTTCAAATAGTCAATTCCCTAAAATAacaatgaaacttgatgttaattaaattcatataatatATAAGCTTATATAATGAAatgcatattattattattacccaTGAAGCAAATGTTTTTGCATCTTGCTCTTCATGTCCTAATGATCCAGGCATAGTTTTACTGCATGTTTGATTTCTGCAAAGTGATTTCCCTGTCACCATATTAAATTGTCAAGTTTAATTATCATAGAAACTGgttattaacttattatatccTTTAAAATGTATACTTGCACCCTTATTACTTGTTTCTTCGGTTTTAATTAAGAACTAGGGTCTTTTGTTTCAAGTGACAATGATATCAATTCATTGaatcatgattttaaattacgatTCTTGTCGCTGTAGCgctacaaatttttaaattgcaGAAAAATGCGGTCTAAATTATAGTTGCAATGTCATTAAAACGGCAGTTGGGtaacacaatttaaaatcatgTCTTGAATATCTTTTTAGTGAAGAACTCATGAACTCGGTTGATAAAGTAATGAcaatattttggtttaaaaattgTCATTGAAATATCTAAGATTAAGGGAAGAATTTTTCACACCCCTCAATGTCACTTCATATGGAGAATGTGATCGATTTTGTTTCGTAAATTTTTTTACGCTGTCAACTAATTACCAAATGTTTTTTGTATGACATTTAAGATATAATATGatttaagttaaatatttttaatgatccAACAAATGTGATTAATTGATACTTTATATTGTAAGTGCATATGCATTAAATTTCATGAAGAGAAAATGTGAATTTTGTGCTGATTTGAAAGTATACTTTAGcacaaaatatgaattttgtgcTGTTTAAAAAATTCAGGCTCACAAAATATGAGAACAAGTGAAGTTTGtgcagtttaaaaaaaattcaggctcacttgaaaatttaaaattaaactattttatcgATTAAGTTCACCCCAACAATCAtctaaaagttaataaaaatacatcaatactATTTCATTATAAatgcattaataaattttatagaagaaaaatgaatagaaatgcaacaataacaatgataatataaattatacaaaatgttgtccaaataattaattagttcaaataaatattttaactttagttttttaaatcattctaaaaatattaatatatcaaatgttCATATGCAAAGTGCGGGCCAGTATCTAATTAACTATAGTGTAGTACATTGTTTTATTGGTACAATTATGATTCCTTTTAAAGTTGtttggtatttttatttatgtttaggTTTTTTTGgtcaatttatttatatttaggttGAATTACACttttggtctccctattttatCTCATTCATGAAATTAGCTCCATATTTCATTTACAATgtgtcatatttttaattttaaatgatgtgtcaAATAACCTAAAGATATAGATGgcaaatttaatgccattatttcattatgttgaattaaaaaaaaaacattacaacATTTAacaataaacattttattataaaacacaagttacaaaattacaaaaatcagAATTGAATCAAAAAATACCCAAGTTAGAAAATCATGAACCCTAGACACATTTCTTGTAATTTATCCGGTGAATAATTATGTCAGTGGCCAAAGGGATGAGATGAATTGATATTGGGATGTAGACGGTAGACTTAATGTTCCACAtaaaatttaccaaaatgatTAAAAGTTTGGGATATAGAAACATCAAATATTTGTGATACCAACATCTCAAGTACTTGTTTGCACGTGGACTAAGATCTCTCAACACATATGCTAATGTAGTAAATTTGCAAAAGATATCAAAAGATACAATGTATTTGAAGTCTTTGTGGAGCACAATGTAAACAATCCAATTATTACTAATGAAAATACACTTGGGGAAATGGGAAGAAGAGTTTTCAGCTTGCATGCTTCGCTCTCACTCTACTTCAGATGCAACATATAACATATTAGCATTTCATTTGGCACTTGTTTGCAACTTCCAATTCACTAGCAACCTTCAATGATGAACAAATTTAACTAAGCTTCAAATGAAGCATCAAGGTAACCACAAAACATGGAAGAAAAACATTATTCACTTAACAATCCTAACCATATCACAAAGTGACACAAATCACACAAACcccttcaaaagaaaataaaataaaaattgacattttcATAATAGtctaaaatacaaaatagaaGTGGATATGAACTATGAAGTATGAACNNNNNNNNNNNNNNNNNNNNNNNNNNNNNNNNNNNNNNNNNNNNNNNNNNNNNNNNNNNNNNNNNNNNNNNNNNNNNNNNNNNNNNNNNNNNNNNNNNNNNNNNNNNNNNNNNNNNNNNNNNNNNNNNNNNNNNNNNNNNNNNNNNNNNNNNNNNNNNNNNNNNNNNNNNNNNNNNNNNNNNNNNNNNNNNNNNNNNNNNNNNNNNNNNNNNNNNNNNNNNNNNNNNNNNNNNNNNNNNNNNNNNNNNNNNNNNNNNNNNNNNNNNNNNNNNNNNNNNNNNNNNNNNNNNNNNNNNNNNNNNNNNNNNNNNNNNNNNNNNNNNNNNNNNNNNNNAGAGGCAACTTAGTAGAGAAAGAGTAGCATTGTATATCAGAGTCAGATGCTTGCCTTTGAGTTGCGTTGTTGAAGGAAGATTATTGGAGCATGTTTCACTTGACTTTACATTCCTATCTTCAGAGGTAAAACCTTAGagactattatttttgaatttcgaaaaaaaaattgaaaaacaatttatgccaccgaaaatattattgGGTTCAGTCgtggactaggtcgctctctttaagacgtttcgaggcattTCCCAAATTGTAAAAGGCAGACTATCAATCATGAAGTGCCCATGATAAAACAACTCATATATATTGTATTGTAGTTCTCCTTCACCATAGAAAACCGCTCTATAATTACACCATCAATATGGCAGTCGAATGACTAGCACTCGTAATATGGTACTAAGAccactcaaaagaaagagaataagtgagaaagaaaggggagaagagagaaaagatgtggagagcttttggtgtgcttttccaaCTAAGGAGAACcctatatttatagagaaaatatGCAACTAGATCAGAGAAAAAAGAGTGATCCATTAGGTTTGATACACTAAACGTGCGCTCTAATCCTTAGGTTTTTTTACCACATAAACGTGCGCTCCAATCTGATAAGCGTTTCCACCAAGAAACGATAAAATAGCTAGGGTTTGATCAAAGAACTGACGCCCGAAATTGGAGGCAAGGAACTGACTGGATCAAATGCTGAATGTTGACTCGATGGAGGACAATTATGTAATTAATGTATCAATGAAAGATAAAAATGCAAgcattcatttaaaattaaataaataaataatttattaatttttcgtACCACCACCTTGGAGCACGCCCCAAGTTccatacctccaccttataaacACTAGTAGTGTATATTATCACTCCTAGGTGggactttcttattttttaattcacaccaacactagctctcattaatgtcatcattattttcaaCAATCTTCCATGAATATTATCATGATTTCCAACAGAGGCAGATTATGAGAGTCAAATCCTTAGACCGATACTTAGAGGCAAAAGGCAAAGAAAATTTGTAGAGTCTCTAATGATCAAGTTCCATAGATAAAAGGGGTCTTTGGTAATTCGCAAAGGTTGAAGCACGCAGTGGCATTTACTCCTCAGTTTCTAAGCATGGTTCTTTTTCTTTTGGCTATGTTGTTTTGTTTCAAGGAATGATTCTCAAAACCAAATTGTTAAATAGTTCTATTTTCCAACAACATGGATCCTGCCTAGGAattatgtattttcttttaaccTGGCAAAATGAATATATTAGAAAAAAACGTTTTAAGCACAAGAGAGGCTTAGAACAAGAACAAAAGAAAGTGTAAACATTTTTTTGTATGATTGAAAAACAAACTATAAACACGAACTAAGTCAATGCATATTAACCACAAGCTATGTCAATGAATATTAAGGATTGAAAGCACCATTGATTATATTCATAACAAAATACTTTTACATACAATTTGATCAATATAACGCCCCAATTTTtgtattaaactattttattaaagaaatagaattttaaataattaatttagcattaaaattatttcggaatatatgttgattaattttaagattattttttatatatatgtattttctatTACGTGCTAATTTTGTACATATTAAACtaaatgagtgatataaataacaaatattaaattttattttttatatatttttctaaaaataatagtatattggtgtacatatttaaaataataaaattttaggcAAATTTACGTGTATATGTGCCTTCGTAGTCagtgtgatattttcttgtaggtttgactaatgttaagtgtgcacataattatatttaattatttttaaatatatcttattttaattatttattttacaaataattatcttcaaatattagtaatattgatattgattttctttatttttatatagttgctatggtatgatgattttatacatatttattgtgatttagtaattaatataaattgttggtgttatatttatttattttattattttgactattctaaaaagatgatgtatttctatgtgattattttgaaaaatatgatagtaataattatagttattattttaaatatgagagttttgattaaaattatatttatcaatgttaaggaaaaaataatattatgttaaaatgagtattttgcaGAAAAAGTTTCTAGCATggataagtaaaataattatttatttataaataacttttagaaatactaaaaaatgaattttggaccaaacgacTTTTACACAACTATTTCCTACTTCTGACTTCTGCtctgcatattaatttgggCTATTATTGGTTGAACGTTTCTTTCCTACACCTATGGGTTGCTTATTACACCCCAATTTCTGTCACAGATGACGCTCCTGTATTCGGCTTACAGATTGTTTTACTCTTCTATTTGTCCATTTGCTATCTGCACCTCTCCATCTGCAATAAAAAATTAGAGCAACCGCAACACTAAACCCTCTTTCTCTCAAATTCACTTCTATCAATTTCTTGTTATTTGAATCGATCCCACCCAACCGCAACACCcataattgtataaaaaaaatgcttatatataaaaataaataaaaaattgatgaagattttgaaaattgGAAAGAAACTTCAATGGTGTATTATATGTGTATCAACATATGTCTACATTAAGCAAccatgattgttttttttttactcatgcaactataaatatatatatatatatatatatatatatatatatatatttatttattttaaaaatcctaaaaaatatcactaatttCAGAATTGtgattgaaattataaatagtgatatttttttgctatttttaagtaaaacaaaagtcattttttgaaaaatgaattaatgtcATTATCTTTTGCTACTACTAATAATACGAAAAGACACACATATTTGACATAAAGATTATAGTTAGTATTATATGGCATACACCAAAACTTAATTGTTTAAAATCAATGTACTTCAAATTCTAGTAgagtttataaaatttatttacattattaTCGGTGCAAAATTGAACTTCAATAGAAGACTCAGTTATGTGTGAGAATAATGCACTCATCAATAACAAATTGTGTCTTTTTAATGAATCTCTATAAAAGAAAGTAATGTTTTCTTTAATgtttaatgtgttttttttaatttaaatgtcaAGTTATTTagcaaaattaattatttaattattattattattattaatgtgcgcttcaataaaaaaatttgtgttttttaaataaatctctaaaaaaaaaagaaatttttttttaaattttaaatgtttttttttatttaaatgtcaagttatttaacaaaattaattatttaattattattattattattattattatttaaaatagtcaattatttattagtatttgtatttttatgtcAACTTAGTTATTTAATAAGATAAAATTGTGGTTCCAAAAATCAATCTCAAGTGATAAGGAGAGATATAAGAGAGTTTGATAAAAAGCTATATATAACATATGATTTTGTTTATCGCAGCCACTGCAACCACAACAAacaatgtttttgttttcaacTAGGTTAAGGtttgtttctcttttcattCCCAAAAAGTTTCTTCCTTTTAATTTCATTCCCTCTTTTTGCTTCTCAGCTTCAACCCTATTCCCTCAATTCAATAATCCTCATCTTGACAATTCCATTTCATTGTTCAATTCTTTGCTCCATAAGAATCCTACCCCACCACCCATTGAATTTGGCAAGATTTTAGGTTCCATTGTGAAAGCTAAGCATTACTCAATTGCTATTTCCCTTTCTCAACAAATGGAAATTAGGGGAATTCACCCTGACTTTGCAACTTGCAATCTCTTAATCAATTGTTTATGCCAATTGGGTAATATCACTTTTGCTTTCTCTTAATCAAGGGTTTTTGTCTCAAAGGTGAGGTTCATAAAGCATTGCACTTTCATGACAAGGTGGTAGCACAAGGATTTCAGTTGGATCAAGTTAGTTACGGGACTTTGATCAACGGGTTATGTAAAGTTGGAGAAACAAGAGCAGCTTTAGAGTTGCTGAGACGAGTTGATGGGAAATTGGTTAGTTGGATCAAGTTATGATGCATGTGATTTATATTCTGAAATGGTTGTCAAGAGAATTTATCCTGATGTTGTCACTTACAATGCACTAATTAGTGGCTTTTGCATCATGGGTCAATTAAAAGAAGGAATTNNNNNNNNNNNNNNNNNNNNNNNNNNNNNNNNNNNNNNNNNNNNNNNNNNNNNNNNNNNNNNNNNNNNNNNNNNNNNNNNNNNNNNNNNNNNNNNNNNNNNNNNNNNNNNNNNNNNNNNNNNNNNNNNNNNNNNNNNNNNNNNNNNNNNNNNNNNNNNNNNNNNNNNNNNNNNNNNNNNNNNNNNNNNNNNNNNNNNNNNNNNNNNNNNNNNNNNNNNNNNNNNNNNNNNNNNNNNNNNNNNNNNNNNNNNNNNNNNNNNNNNNNNNNNNNNNNNNNNNNNNNNNNNNNNNNNNNNNNNNNNNNNNNNNNNNNNNNNNNNNNNNNNNNNNNNNNNNNNNNNNNNNNNNNNNNNNNNNNNNNNNNNNNNNNNNNNNNNNNNNNNNNNNNNNNNNNNNNNNNNNNNNNNNNNNNNNNNNNNNNNNNNNNNNNNNNNNNNNNNNNNNNNNNNNNCCACTGCAACCACAACAAacaatgtttttgttttcaacTAGGTTAAGGtttgtttctcttttcattCCCAAAAAGTTTCTTCCTTTTAATTTCATTCCCTCTTTTTGCTTCTCAGCTTCAACCCTATTCCCTCAATTCAATAATCCTCATCTTGACAATTCCATTTCATTGTTCAATTCTTTGCTCCATAAGAATCCTACCCCACCACCCATTGAATTTGGCAAGATTTTAGGTTCCATTGTGAAAGCTAAGCATTACTCAATTGCTATTTCCCTTTCTCAACAAATGGAAATTAGGGGAATTCACCCTGACTTTGCAACTTGCAATCTCTTAATCAATTGTTTATGCCAATTGGGTAATATCACTTTTGCTTTCTCTTAATCAAGGGTTTTTGTCTCAAAGGTGAGGTTCATAAAGCATTGCACTTTCATGACAAGGTGGTAGCACAAGGATTTCAGTTGGATCAAGTTAGTTACGGGACTTTGATCAACGGGTTATGTAAAGTTGGAGAAACAAGAGCAGCTTTAGAGTTGCTGAGACGAGTTGATGGGAAATTGGTTAGTTGGATCAAGTTATGATGCATGTGATTTATATTCTGAAATGGTTGTCAAGAGAATTTATCCTGATGTTGTCACTTACAATGCACTAATTAGTGGCTTTTGCATCATGGGTCAATTAAAAGAAggaatttatttgtttaataaaatgACAATGGAAAACATGAACCCAGATTTgtatacttttaatatattgGTTGATGCTTTTTGTAAGGAAGGGAAGTTGAAAGAAGCTAAAAATGTGtttcttgtgatgatgaaaAATGACATAAAGCCGAATATTGTTACTTACAACTGTTTAATTGATGGATACTGCCTCGTTAATGAAGTGAACAGGGCTAAGAGTATACTCAACATTATGGCCCAAAGGGGATTGGCTCCTGATGTTAGGAGCTACAATATCATGATTAATGGACTCTGTAAGATTAAAATGGTTGATGAAGCCATGAACCTCTTCAAAGAAGTGCAGTCCAGAAAAATTGTTCCCGATGTTGTAACTTACAGTTCCCTCATTGATGGGTTGTGCAAATTGGGGAGAATTACATATGCTTTGGAGCTTGTCATTGATATGCATGATAGGGGCCAACCACCTAATATATATACTTACAATTCTATATTGGATGCTTTATGCAAAAGCCATGATGTTGATAAGGCAATtgcattattaaaaaaaattaaagacaatGGTATTCAACCAAATATGTGCACGTATACTATTCTTCTCAATGGATTGTGTAAAAGTGGACGAATAAAGGATTCACAAAAGATTTTTGAAGATCTTTTGGTCAAAGGNNNNNNNNNNNNNNNNNNNNNNNNNNNNNNNNNNNNNNNNNNNNNNNNNNNNNNNNNNNNNNNNNNNNNNNNNNNNNNNNNNNNNNNNNNNNNNNNNNNNNNNNNNNNNNNNNNNNNNNNNNNNNNNNNNNNNNNNNNNNNNNNNNNNNNNNNNNNNNNNNNNNNNNNNNNNNNNNNNNNNNNNNNNNNNNNNNNNNNNNNNNNNNNNNNNNNNNNNNNNNNNNNNNNNNNNNNNNNNNNNNNNNNNNNNNNNNNNNNNNNNNNNNNNNNNNNNNNNNNNNNNNNNNNNNNNNNNNNNNNNNNNNNNNNNNNNNNNNNNNNNNNNNNNNNNNNNNNNNNNNNNNNNNNNNNNNNNNNNNNNNNNNNNNNNNNNNNNNNNNNNNNNNNNNNNNNNNNNNNNNNNNNNNNNNNNNNNNNNNNNNNNNNNNNNNNNNNNNNNNNNNNNNNNNNNNNNNNNNNNNNNNNNNNNNNNNNNNNNNNNNNNNNNNNNNNNNNNNNNATATTCATTGAGACCAAGAGGATGAATCGGATAGTGTTGTTGTAACTGATAGACCGTAAGCTCTGGTTTATGACTATTCTTTTCGATTAATTGCTGCCATTCCTGATATACTGTTTTGGAATCTTTACAAATACAAAGGTAGATTACATGTAAAATCTGATGGGGATTATGGGTATAAGTTAGCTTGTTGAGGCCTAAAAGTAAGGTCCATAATATTTAGGGGAAAAgtgttagttagttagtttgaGAAGTAGAACATTGTGAATATTGATTGTAAAATTCACAATACTAGGATTTACAGTTCCTTTTTGTGCAAATCTGAGAGAATCTCATATGCTTTATAACTTGTTGATGAGATGCATGATAGCGGTCAACCACGTAATATAATTACTTACAATTCTATATCGGATTCTTTATGCAAAAACCATCGTGTTGACAAGGCAATtgcattattaaaaaaacttaaagacAAGAGTATTCAACCAAATATGTACACATACACTATTCTTATAGATGGGTTGTGTAAAGGTGGAAGACTAAAGAATGCACAAAAAGTTTTTGAAGATCTTATGTTAAAGGCTATAATCTAGATGTCTATATATATACCGTTATGATCCATGGGTTTTGTAACAATGACTTGTTTGATGAAGCTTTCGCATTGATGtaaaaaatgaaagagaatGGATGCAATCCAAATGCTACAACTTATGAAATAATTATCCGTTTTTATAAAGATGAAAACGACAAGGCAGAGAAATTTCTTGATGAAATGATTGCGAGAGGTCTCCTGTAAGACTGAAACTAAGTAAGATGTTTTCTAGAAACAAGGTTAGTGTTTAGAACTTGAGTTCTTTATAGGAAGCATGATCCTATTTTCTTTGTAATTCCTGATTTTGCATTGTTAGATGAGTATTTATCTTAAACTTTGGTTTAAATTTTTCATAGAACGTGTACAAATTTGTATATAAACTTTTCAAAGATTTTAGCATGAATTCATTCCCCAAAATCTTCGTACTCAAACGGTACTAGTAAGGTAGGCTTGTTTGTTATCTTCTTTGCTTCTGCTTGGTTCAAGAATTCATAAGGTTCTAAAATTAGTATACATGACAAAAATCAATCTGAAGTTTTGTAATTATAGTTaaaagttaaatgaatttaatcaaAGTTAAAAGTTTTGTAATTATAGACTTATTTCATGTTTCAACTGTTTATATCTGTTTAGTACAAATATCTTACCATTCTTATATCGATCGGCGCACAGTAAATCAGCACCATGATGAATTGTGCCATTGTTCTGTCTGCAACTCATGACAGGGACAGGGAACAAACCATCAGTAAAACCAGTGACATATTCACAATGCCATGTTACATATAAGGTTACACACTTACTTCGATGTTCTTTAACCtacttttgcttatatttgatATCTTAGTAGTAATTTGTATCATGATAGTCATTTGAACCTCTACTAAACCTATTTGTTATCAGCACAGGAATCCACACACTTTGTATTgcaaaaatataacaaacaaaaCCCAAGAATGTGTACAGGTGGCTTCTAAGATGATGGAGCAGTTAAGTCCCTCACAATTGATGCATTTAAGTCACAATTGAGATATATCCTTTTGTccaatttataaattatgtcCAATAGGAAATATATTATGATTGACAAGGAGATAACTTTCACATCTCAAAACAACATTCTACATACAATGCATATTCACCACAAATgaaagtattttatattaaagagACAATTATGAACCTGAAGAATCAACCATTTGCTGACCATCAACAGTGACAATATGTACCTTCTTGTTCATTGGATTTACTTCCACCACTCTATATGAAATATCATAATAATCTAGAAACGCTATATAAAAAGC
This region of Cicer arietinum cultivar CDC Frontier isolate Library 1 chromosome 8, Cicar.CDCFrontier_v2.0, whole genome shotgun sequence genomic DNA includes:
- the LOC140919106 gene encoding alpha-galactosidase-like: MVTGKSLCRNQTCSKTMPGSLGHEEQDAKTFASWILIRLKLAMVAPSLIGCDIRALDDTTKKLLSNSKVIAVNQDKVGVQGKKVKSNDDLEIWAGPLSYNKLAMVLWNRSSSKARVTASWTDLGLEPGTSVDARDLREHSTQSSVS
- the LOC101497937 gene encoding uncharacterized protein; protein product: MGNWLVGSSYDACDLYSEMVVKRIYPDVVTYNALISGFCIMGQLKEGIYLFNKMTMENMNPDLYTFNILVDAFCKEGKLKEAKNVFLVMMKNDIKPNIVTYNCLIDGYCLVNEVNRAKSILNIMAQRGLAPDVRSYNIMINGLCKIKMVDEAMNLFKEVQSRKIVPDVVTYSSLIDGLCKLGRITYALELVIDMHDRGQPPNIYTYNSILDALCKSHDVDKAIALLKKIKDNGIQPNMCTYTILLNGLCKSGRIKDSQKIFEDLLVK